One genomic segment of Amycolatopsis sp. WQ 127309 includes these proteins:
- the fabD gene encoding ACP S-malonyltransferase, translating into MKAVIFPGQGAQVKGMGRELFDAYPEQADQASGLLGYSIRELCLDDPRRELNRTEFTQPALFVVGALAHRQWREQHSEAPAFYAGHSLGEYCALHAAGAFDFATGLRLVRRRGELMARAEGGGMIAVTGLDRDQVTALVREGEFCTLSVANDNSPQQCVVSGDAESIDELGAFLQDRGVRWVRLRVSGGFHSALMRPAQQEFRRFLDAFDLGTPDVPVIANATARPYSADTTAGVLTDQIVQPVRWTETVRHLLDAGVTDFVELGGTVLTKLVEQTRAASRAPVLRPQDLGSAAFRERHGLRFAYVAGGMYRGIASPELVIRLGRAGMLGFLGTGGSEPAEIERGIKEIQAALAGDQPYGVNFIANHDDPAAEEGVVDVLLRHGVRLVEASAFIQMTPALVRYRVTGLRRGPGGEPVCEHRVLAKVSRPEVASAFLAPPPAAVLDRLRKDGVITAEQAELARRVPMSHDVTVEADSGGHTDGGIPTVLLPSLLELRRRAQAEHGYAEPVCMGLAGGIGTPAAVAAAFVLGADYVLTGSVNQCTAEAATSDVVKDMLQDIDVQDTDYAPAGDMFELGSRVQVLRKGVFFPSRGNKLHALYSHHDGIDDLPAKTRAQLERTYFRKPLDDVWADVVGHLRASGRAELVERAEKQPKQKMALIFRRYFGYSARIALEGSREDKVNYQVHTGPALGSFNQWVKGTPHESWRNRHVDEIGLLLLDGAAQHLAAFSRVAKGQTT; encoded by the coding sequence GTGAAAGCGGTGATCTTCCCCGGCCAGGGCGCCCAGGTGAAGGGCATGGGCCGCGAGCTGTTCGACGCCTACCCCGAGCAGGCCGACCAGGCCTCGGGCCTGCTCGGCTACTCGATCCGCGAGCTGTGCCTCGACGATCCCCGGCGCGAGCTGAACCGCACGGAGTTCACCCAGCCCGCGCTGTTCGTGGTCGGCGCGCTGGCCCACCGGCAGTGGCGCGAGCAGCATTCCGAAGCGCCCGCGTTCTACGCCGGGCACAGCCTCGGCGAGTACTGCGCGCTGCACGCCGCCGGCGCGTTCGACTTCGCGACGGGCCTGCGGCTCGTCCGGCGCCGGGGCGAGCTGATGGCCCGGGCCGAGGGCGGCGGCATGATCGCCGTCACCGGCCTCGACCGCGACCAGGTCACGGCGCTGGTGCGCGAAGGCGAGTTCTGCACCCTGTCGGTGGCGAACGACAACTCGCCCCAGCAGTGCGTCGTCTCGGGGGACGCCGAATCGATCGACGAGCTGGGCGCGTTCCTGCAGGACCGGGGCGTCCGCTGGGTCCGGCTGCGCGTGTCCGGCGGCTTCCACTCCGCGCTGATGCGGCCGGCCCAGCAGGAGTTCCGGCGCTTCCTCGACGCCTTCGACCTCGGCACGCCGGACGTGCCGGTGATCGCCAACGCGACGGCGCGGCCCTACTCGGCCGACACCACGGCCGGGGTGCTCACCGACCAGATCGTGCAGCCGGTGCGCTGGACCGAAACCGTGCGGCACCTGCTCGACGCGGGCGTCACGGACTTCGTCGAGCTGGGCGGCACGGTGCTGACCAAGCTCGTCGAGCAGACGCGAGCCGCGTCCCGGGCGCCGGTGCTCCGGCCCCAGGACCTCGGTAGCGCCGCTTTCCGTGAGCGACACGGCCTTCGCTTCGCGTACGTCGCCGGCGGGATGTACCGCGGGATCGCGTCACCGGAGCTGGTCATCCGGCTGGGCCGCGCGGGGATGCTCGGCTTCCTCGGCACCGGCGGCAGTGAGCCGGCCGAGATCGAGCGTGGGATCAAGGAGATCCAGGCCGCCCTGGCCGGGGACCAGCCCTACGGCGTCAACTTCATCGCGAACCACGACGATCCCGCCGCCGAGGAGGGCGTGGTCGACGTCCTGCTGCGGCACGGCGTCCGGCTGGTCGAGGCGTCGGCGTTCATCCAGATGACGCCCGCGCTCGTGCGCTACCGCGTCACGGGCCTGCGACGCGGGCCCGGCGGTGAGCCGGTGTGCGAGCACCGCGTACTGGCGAAGGTGTCCCGGCCCGAGGTCGCGTCGGCTTTCCTGGCGCCGCCGCCGGCCGCGGTCCTGGACCGGCTTCGCAAGGACGGCGTGATCACCGCCGAGCAGGCCGAGCTGGCCCGGCGGGTGCCGATGAGCCACGACGTCACCGTCGAGGCCGATTCCGGCGGGCACACCGACGGCGGCATCCCGACCGTGCTGCTGCCGTCACTGCTCGAACTGCGCCGCCGCGCGCAGGCCGAGCACGGCTACGCCGAGCCGGTCTGCATGGGCCTGGCCGGCGGGATCGGCACGCCCGCCGCCGTCGCGGCCGCGTTCGTGCTCGGCGCCGACTACGTCCTCACCGGCTCGGTCAACCAGTGCACCGCCGAGGCCGCGACCAGCGACGTCGTCAAGGACATGCTGCAGGACATCGACGTGCAGGACACCGACTACGCGCCGGCCGGTGACATGTTCGAGCTCGGCAGCCGGGTCCAGGTGCTGCGCAAGGGCGTGTTCTTCCCGTCGCGCGGCAACAAGCTCCACGCGCTCTACAGCCACCACGACGGCATCGACGACCTGCCCGCGAAGACTCGGGCGCAGCTGGAGCGCACCTACTTCCGCAAGCCCCTGGACGACGTCTGGGCCGACGTCGTCGGGCACCTGCGCGCGAGCGGCCGCGCGGAGCTGGTGGAGCGCGCCGAAAAGCAGCCGAAGCAGAAGATGGCGCTGATCTTCCGGCGCTACTTCGGTTACAGCGCGCGGATCGCGCTGGAAGGCAGCCGCGAAGACAAGGTCAACTACCAGGTCCACACCGGACCGGCCC